Proteins from one Argopecten irradians isolate NY chromosome 15, Ai_NY, whole genome shotgun sequence genomic window:
- the LOC138308825 gene encoding alpha-(1,3)-fucosyltransferase C-like isoform X3, whose amino-acid sequence MKRVCHRLKSYAYFRCISSLDYVIMATHRAPRFSPNALKLIIIIVLMTLLYIGVMTSYSWLCSRDERTCYGHVSSYPSLPVQLYRKINSKRYKIIDSDIRIHYFNPNKWTGREIFKTCSHKCSITFGRHYKEYSTSQYVIFDGSYSLPRHPPHKPTGQTWIYHGMEPPFLQPRLQNWRRKFNWTISYRRDADFTHTYGTMLFKQVKDTERILLRSHWEEKNQGTAWFVSHPNVPSRRDQFTEKLQNFTNVDIYSRTGSRKCPTDKIKDCEKMLSDRYKFYLSFENSLCRDYVTEKCFKIYCAQADVIPVVRGVEDYSLFVPPLSYINTANFNNISSLAAFLTELAKSKTSFENYFQWRRYYYNVPTGSRTFCQLCAEVHRVPVKQRLYDDLHIWIHGDQNNSMCRQASDNK is encoded by the exons ATGAAGAG GGTATGTCACCGTCTGAAATCGTACGCGTACTTCCGGTGTATCTCGAGCTTAGACTACGTCATCATGGCCACACATCGTGCTCCCAG GTTTTCACCAAACGCTTTGAAACTGATTATTATCATTGTATTGATGACGTTGTTGTACATCGGCGTGATGACGTCATACTCGTGGCTGTGTTCACGTGATGAACGGACTTGTTATGGACATGTTTCCTCGTATCCATCGTTACCAGTTCAACTTTATCGAAAAATCAACAGCAAGAGATATAAAATCATCGACAGTGATATCAGAATACATTACTTTAACCCTAACAAATGGACTGGACGAGAAATATTCAAAACGTGTTCCCACAAATGTTCTATAACGTTTGGAAGGCATTATAAGGAGTACTCCACAAgtcaatatgtaatatttgatggaAGTTACAGCCTCCCCAGACACCCACCACATAAACCAACTGGTCAAACGTGGATTTATCATGGCATGGAGCCGCCATTTCTTCAACCAAGACTGCAGAACTGGAGGCGGAAGTTTAACTGGACAATTTCCTACAGGAGAGACGCTGATTTTACTCATACTTACGGCACAATGTTATTTAAACAAGTAAAAGACACAGAGCGGATACTACTCAGAAGTCATTGGGAAGAAAAGAACCAGGGAACTGCTTGGTTTGTGTCTCATCCAAACGTCCCAAGCAGACGAGACCAATTCACTGAGAAGTTACAGAACTTCACTAATGTAGATATCTACTCGAGAACTGGATCTAGGAAATGCCCTACAGACAAAATAAAAGACTGTGAAAAAATGCTTAGTGATAGATATAAATTTTATCTCTCGTTTGAGAACTCTCTTTGTCGTGATTACGTCACTGAGAAATGTTTTAAGATTTATTGTGCACAAGCTGACGTCATACCCGTTGTTAGGGGCGTGGAGGATTACTCCCTGTTTGTCCCTCCTCTTTCCTACATAAACACGGCCAACTTCAACAATATCTCAAGTTTAGCGGCATTTCTGACAGAACTTGCTAAAAGTAAAACTTCGTTTGAGAACTATTTTCAATGGAGGAGATACTATTACAATGTACCAACAGGAAGTCGGACATTTTGTCAGCTTTGTGCCGAGGTCCATAGAGTTCCAGTCAAACAAAGATTATACGATGATCTACATATCTGGATACACGGCGACCAGAATAATTCCATGTGTCGTCAGGCTTCCGACAATAAATAA
- the LOC138308825 gene encoding alpha-(1,3)-fucosyltransferase C-like isoform X5 has protein sequence MATHRAPRFSPNALKLIIIIVLMTLLYIGVMTSYSWLCSRDERTCYGHVSSYPSLPVQLYRKINSKRYKIIDSDIRIHYFNPNKWTGREIFKTCSHKCSITFGRHYKEYSTSQYVIFDGSYSLPRHPPHKPTGQTWIYHGMEPPFLQPRLQNWRRKFNWTISYRRDADFTHTYGTMLFKQVKDTERILLRSHWEEKNQGTAWFVSHPNVPSRRDQFTEKLQNFTNVDIYSRTGSRKCPTDKIKDCEKMLSDRYKFYLSFENSLCRDYVTEKCFKIYCAQADVIPVVRGVEDYSLFVPPLSYINTANFNNISSLAAFLTELAKSKTSFENYFQWRRYYYNVPTGSRTFCQLCAEVHRVPVKQRLYDDLHIWIHGDQNNSMCRQASDNK, from the exons ATGGCCACACATCGTGCTCCCAG GTTTTCACCAAACGCTTTGAAACTGATTATTATCATTGTATTGATGACGTTGTTGTACATCGGCGTGATGACGTCATACTCGTGGCTGTGTTCACGTGATGAACGGACTTGTTATGGACATGTTTCCTCGTATCCATCGTTACCAGTTCAACTTTATCGAAAAATCAACAGCAAGAGATATAAAATCATCGACAGTGATATCAGAATACATTACTTTAACCCTAACAAATGGACTGGACGAGAAATATTCAAAACGTGTTCCCACAAATGTTCTATAACGTTTGGAAGGCATTATAAGGAGTACTCCACAAgtcaatatgtaatatttgatggaAGTTACAGCCTCCCCAGACACCCACCACATAAACCAACTGGTCAAACGTGGATTTATCATGGCATGGAGCCGCCATTTCTTCAACCAAGACTGCAGAACTGGAGGCGGAAGTTTAACTGGACAATTTCCTACAGGAGAGACGCTGATTTTACTCATACTTACGGCACAATGTTATTTAAACAAGTAAAAGACACAGAGCGGATACTACTCAGAAGTCATTGGGAAGAAAAGAACCAGGGAACTGCTTGGTTTGTGTCTCATCCAAACGTCCCAAGCAGACGAGACCAATTCACTGAGAAGTTACAGAACTTCACTAATGTAGATATCTACTCGAGAACTGGATCTAGGAAATGCCCTACAGACAAAATAAAAGACTGTGAAAAAATGCTTAGTGATAGATATAAATTTTATCTCTCGTTTGAGAACTCTCTTTGTCGTGATTACGTCACTGAGAAATGTTTTAAGATTTATTGTGCACAAGCTGACGTCATACCCGTTGTTAGGGGCGTGGAGGATTACTCCCTGTTTGTCCCTCCTCTTTCCTACATAAACACGGCCAACTTCAACAATATCTCAAGTTTAGCGGCATTTCTGACAGAACTTGCTAAAAGTAAAACTTCGTTTGAGAACTATTTTCAATGGAGGAGATACTATTACAATGTACCAACAGGAAGTCGGACATTTTGTCAGCTTTGTGCCGAGGTCCATAGAGTTCCAGTCAAACAAAGATTATACGATGATCTACATATCTGGATACACGGCGACCAGAATAATTCCATGTGTCGTCAGGCTTCCGACAATAAATAA
- the LOC138308825 gene encoding alpha-(1,3)-fucosyltransferase C-like isoform X6 translates to MKRFSPNALKLIIIIVLMTLLYIGVMTSYSWLCSRDERTCYGHVSSYPSLPVQLYRKINSKRYKIIDSDIRIHYFNPNKWTGREIFKTCSHKCSITFGRHYKEYSTSQYVIFDGSYSLPRHPPHKPTGQTWIYHGMEPPFLQPRLQNWRRKFNWTISYRRDADFTHTYGTMLFKQVKDTERILLRSHWEEKNQGTAWFVSHPNVPSRRDQFTEKLQNFTNVDIYSRTGSRKCPTDKIKDCEKMLSDRYKFYLSFENSLCRDYVTEKCFKIYCAQADVIPVVRGVEDYSLFVPPLSYINTANFNNISSLAAFLTELAKSKTSFENYFQWRRYYYNVPTGSRTFCQLCAEVHRVPVKQRLYDDLHIWIHGDQNNSMCRQASDNK, encoded by the exons ATGAAGAG GTTTTCACCAAACGCTTTGAAACTGATTATTATCATTGTATTGATGACGTTGTTGTACATCGGCGTGATGACGTCATACTCGTGGCTGTGTTCACGTGATGAACGGACTTGTTATGGACATGTTTCCTCGTATCCATCGTTACCAGTTCAACTTTATCGAAAAATCAACAGCAAGAGATATAAAATCATCGACAGTGATATCAGAATACATTACTTTAACCCTAACAAATGGACTGGACGAGAAATATTCAAAACGTGTTCCCACAAATGTTCTATAACGTTTGGAAGGCATTATAAGGAGTACTCCACAAgtcaatatgtaatatttgatggaAGTTACAGCCTCCCCAGACACCCACCACATAAACCAACTGGTCAAACGTGGATTTATCATGGCATGGAGCCGCCATTTCTTCAACCAAGACTGCAGAACTGGAGGCGGAAGTTTAACTGGACAATTTCCTACAGGAGAGACGCTGATTTTACTCATACTTACGGCACAATGTTATTTAAACAAGTAAAAGACACAGAGCGGATACTACTCAGAAGTCATTGGGAAGAAAAGAACCAGGGAACTGCTTGGTTTGTGTCTCATCCAAACGTCCCAAGCAGACGAGACCAATTCACTGAGAAGTTACAGAACTTCACTAATGTAGATATCTACTCGAGAACTGGATCTAGGAAATGCCCTACAGACAAAATAAAAGACTGTGAAAAAATGCTTAGTGATAGATATAAATTTTATCTCTCGTTTGAGAACTCTCTTTGTCGTGATTACGTCACTGAGAAATGTTTTAAGATTTATTGTGCACAAGCTGACGTCATACCCGTTGTTAGGGGCGTGGAGGATTACTCCCTGTTTGTCCCTCCTCTTTCCTACATAAACACGGCCAACTTCAACAATATCTCAAGTTTAGCGGCATTTCTGACAGAACTTGCTAAAAGTAAAACTTCGTTTGAGAACTATTTTCAATGGAGGAGATACTATTACAATGTACCAACAGGAAGTCGGACATTTTGTCAGCTTTGTGCCGAGGTCCATAGAGTTCCAGTCAAACAAAGATTATACGATGATCTACATATCTGGATACACGGCGACCAGAATAATTCCATGTGTCGTCAGGCTTCCGACAATAAATAA